The Rhodothermus marinus DSM 4252 DNA segment TGTTGGCCTACCAGGTCTGGAACGGCGTGGGCGTCTGGGGCAACAACATCCCGGTCGGCTGGGGCTGGCCCATTGTCAACTTCGTCTTCTGGGTCGGTATCGGTCACGCCGGGACGTTGATCTCGGCCATCCTGTTTCTCTTTCGCCAGCGCTGGCGCACGTCCATCAACCGGGCGGCCGAGGCGATGACCATCTTTGCCGTGATCTGCGCCCTGATCTTTCCGACCTTCCACGTGGGCCGCGTCTGGGCCATCTACTGGACGCTGCCCATCCCGAACCAGATGGAGATGTGGCCGCAGTTCAAGAGCCCGCTGCTCTGGGACGTGTTCGCCGTTTCCAGCTACTTCATCGTGTCGCTGGTGTTCTGGTACGTCGGGCTCATCCCGGACCTGGCCACGCTCCGCGATCGGGCCGCCCTGATGGGACGCCGCCTGCGCGCCAAGATTCTGGGCTTCTTCGCGCTGGGCTGGTGCGGGGCCAACCGCCACTGGCGCAACTACGAGAAGGTCTACATGCTGCTGGCCGGTCTGGCTACGCCGCTGGTGCTTTCGGTGCACTCGGTCGTGTCGTTCGACTTTGCCGTCTCGATCATTCCCGGCTGGCACACCACGATCTTCCCGCCCTACTTCGTGGCCGGTGCTATCTTCTCCGGGTTCGCCATGGTCGTAACGCTCATGGTGATCGCCCGCAAGGCCTATGGCCTGGAAAACGTGATCACCATCGACCACCTGGAGAAGATGAACATCATCATGCTCGTGACGGGCACGATGGTGGGCTTTGCCTACATCACGGAGTTCTTCATCGCCTGGTACTCCGGCGTGCCCTACGAGCAGTACGCCTTCATCAACCGGGCCACGGGGCCGTACGCCTGGGCCTACTGGACGATGATGTCCTGCAACCTGATCTTCCCGCAGTTCTTCTGGATCAAGAAGCTGCGGCGAAACATCCCGTTCATGTTCATCGCGTCGATCGTGGTCAACATCGGCATGTGGTTCGAGCGGTTCGTGATCACGATCACGTCGCTGCACCGGGATTATCTGCCGTCGAGCTGGGATTACTTCGTGCCCACCTGGGTGGACGTGCTCACGCTGATCGGCTCGTTCGGGTTGTTCTTCACGCTGTTCCTGCTGTTCCTGCGCTTTGTGCCGATGGTGGCGATTGCCGAGGTGAAGGGCGTGCTGCCCGAGGCCGATCCGCACTTTTACGAGACGCACGGCGACGGCCACAGCCGTCCGGCCGAGGTCCAGGTAAACCGGGGACGCTCGTCCTGAGCAACGGAGAGACGCCATGCTGAAGGAATTGCTTCGCTCGCTGAAAGCTTCGATGGGCATCTACGAGGCCCGCGACGGGTCGATCTACGGCCTGCTGGCCGAGTTTTCCGATCCGGCGGCGCTGCTCCATGCGGCCCGTCAGGTGCGCAAGGCCGGCTACCGCCACTTCGACGCGCACAGCCCCTTCCCCATTCACGGGATGGACGAGGCCATGGGGCTGGGCAACTCGAAGGTGGCCTTCATCACGTTCTTTACCGGCACGATCGCCGGCTTCGCACTGGCCTGGTGGATGCAGTGGTGGATGGGCGCCGTCGATTACCCGCTGAACATCAGCGGCAAGCCGTTCTTTGCGCTGCCGCCCTCGGTGCCCATCATCTTCGAACTGACGATCCTGTTTTCGGCGCTGGCGGGGGTAGCCACCATGCTGGCACTCAACGGCCTGCCGCGCCCCTACAACCCGCTGTTCTACTCAAAGAACTTCATGCGGGTGACCGACGATGGGTTCTTCCTGTTCGTCGCCGCCAGCGATCCGAAGTTCGATCCGACGGCCACGCGCCAGTTGCTGGAGCAGCTGGGCGGCTACAACATCGAGGTCATCGAAGACCGGGGCGAGGAGGACGTCACGCCGGCGACGGCACCGGCCGCCGAAGCTGCCGTAACCACGAGCTGAGCCACCATGCAGAACATCACAGCAATGCCGCGCACGATCTGGACGGGACTGCTGCTCGGCCTGCTACTGGCAGGCTGCCGGGGCATGATCTCCAGCAAGCCCCCGGTACATCCGAACCTGAACATGGACTTTCAGGAGAAATTTGAAGCGCAGGAGCTGAACCCGTTCTTCGCCGACCGCCGGGCCATGCGGCCGCCGGTACCCGGCACGGTACCCCGGGGGCTGCTCAAAGAGGATACGCCGTTCTATTTCGGTAAGACGGCCGACGGCGCCTACGTCGAGCGCATTCCCGTGGCCGTCACGCCCGAGCTGGTAGCTCGGGGTCGGGAACGCTACAACATTTACTGCGCTGTCTGCCACGGACAGGCGGGCGACGGCCAGGGCATCATCATGCGTGGCAACTACGGCTACACGCCGGCCCCGTCGTTTCATGACGACCGGCTGCGCAACGTGGAGGACGGCTACATCTTCGACGTGATCAGCCACGGCGTGCGCAACATGCCCGCCTACGGCCATCAGATCCCGGTAGCCGATCGCTGGGCCATCGTGGCCTACGTGCGGGCGCTGCAGCGCAGTCAGCACGCGACGGCGGCCGACGTGCCCGAGGAAGTCCGGGCTCGGCTTCAGGGAGAGTAAGCGAGATCAATCATCTGGCTGAGATACGATCATGGCCGAAGTGAAAGCGAACGGTTTTCCGGGCTGGCTGCTGGATCCGTTGCGGCCCACGCGGGAAAAGGCAGAGCCGCGCTACCGGTTGCCCGAAGACGTGCGGATCTGGGCCGTACCGCTGGCCATCGGCGTCGGGCTGCTCATCGTCAGTCTGGTGGGCTGGGCCATCGATGCGCGCCAGTTCTACTTCTCCTACCTGGTGGGCTGGACTTTCTGCCTGACGCTGGCGCTGGGGAGCCTGTTTTTCGTGATGATCCAGCACCTGACGCGTGCGCAGTGGGTGGTGGCCGTGCGCCGATTGCCCGAGGCGCTCGTCTGGACGTTCCCGGTGCTGATCGTGCTGTTCATCCCCATTCTGTTCGGACTGCACGATCTGTATCACTGGACGCACCACGAGCTGTACGATCCATCCAGCCCCGAGTACGATCCTATCCTGGCCGGCAAGCATGCCTACCTGAACGTGCCCTTTTTCCTGGTGCGGATCGCCTTCTACTTCTTCATCTGGACGCTGCTGGCCTACAAGCTCTACACGCTTTCGGTGCGGCAGGACGTGGATCCGGATCCGTCCATCCCGGCGCAGCAGCGGAAGGTGAGCGCCTGGGGTATGCCGCTCTACGGCGTGACGGTAGCCTTTGCCAGCTACGACTTTTTGATGTCGCTCGATCCGCACTGGTACTCGACGATCTTCGGCGTGTACTTCTTCGCAGGATCGTTTTTCGTGGCGCTGGGCTTCATTACGACCTGCTACGCGATCCTGGTACGCCGGGGGACGCTTCAGGGCATCGTGCGCGCGCCGCACTTTCAGGACCTGGGCAAGCTGATGTTCGGCTTTACGGCCTTCTGGGCCTACATCGCCTTCAGCCAGTACATGCTGATCTGGTACGGCAACCTGCCTGAAGAAACGCTCTGGTATCGGCATCGGCTGGAGCACGGCTGGGAGGTGTTGAGCCAGGTGTTGATCTGGGGGCACTTCGTGCTGCCCTTCCTGATCCTGCTTCCGTGGGCGGCCAAGCGCACGCCGGTGCTGGTGGGCACGATGGGCATCTGGTTCGCCATCATCCACTGGATCGATCTGTTCTGGGTGGCGATGCCCGTGCTGCACACCGAGCACATGACGTTCCACTGGCTGGACGTCACCTGCTGGCTGGGGCTGTTCGGGGTGGTGGTCGGCCTGTTTTTCTATCGGATCAGCCGGCATAGCCTGGTACCGCAGAACGATCCCTACCTGGCACGCTCACTGGCCCTGCATTAAGAACTTTTTTACAGGCCCTTTGCAAAAAAGGACAACCTGCAATTTTATCAGGCGTTCGTTCTGTTGAACTGCGAAAGCCATGGCCGAACAGGAAAAAAAACAGCCCGCCGTAGCCGAAGCGGAACTGCCGGCGGTGCAGCCGGACGAGGCAAACTTTGAGGCGCCGCGTCTTTACCGGATGATCTGGATCACCGTCGTACTGCTGGCGGTGATTTCGGTCGGGCTGGTGGTGCTTACCCAGTGGCAGATGCAGCAAAATGCAGAAGTGGCGGCAGCGACCGCGCGCTATCCGCTGCGGGAAGAGACGGAGGCGCACGCGCGGCAACTGCTGGAGGGTTATGGCGTAGTGGATGCCGAACAGGGCGTCTATCGCGTGCCCATCGATCGGGCTATGGAGGAGATCGTGGAGGCCTACGGCGGAGATTCGGTCTGGACGCTTCCGCAGCCTTCGGCGGTTTCGCGGCGCATGTAACCCGACAACGATTTTGCGATGCGGTGGTGGGGTAAAGGGTGGTGGTTGTTGAGCCTGGTATGCTTGCTGGCATTCCCGGCGCAGGCCCAGCGGAGCGGCCAGCAGCTGGCCGTCTTTGAGGGCGTCGGGATTGAGGAGCAGCTGGGTGAGCGGATTCCGCTGGACCTGACGTTCCGGGATGAAGCGGGGCAACCGGTGACGCTCCGCACGTTCTTTGACGGTCGGCGGCCGGTGCTGCTGACGCTGGTGTATCACGACTGCCCGATGCTCTGCAACCTGGTGCTGGACGGACTGGCAAAATCGCTTCGCCAGATGGCGTGGACGCCGGGCGAGCAGTTCGAGGTACTGGCCGTCAGCTTCAATCATCGGGAGACGCCCGAGCTGGCCCGTCGCAAAAAAGCCCACTATGTGGACATGCTGGGCCGGCCGGACGCAGCGGCCGGGTTGCATTTTCTGACGGGCGATTCGACGACGATCCGGGCGCTGACCGATGCCGTCGGGTTCTCCTTCCGCTGGGTGCCCGAAAAGCAGCAGTTTGCGCACCCGGCGGTGCTGATTTTCCTGAGCGGCGAGGGAAAGATCTCGCGTTACCTCTACGGCCTGGAGCACGATCCGGGCGATGTGCGCAAGGCGCTCGTGGAAGCGTCGGAGGGAAAAGTGGGGACGGTCGTCGATCAGGTATTGCTCTACTGCTTTCAGTACGATCCGAGCGAAAATTCCTACGTAGCCAACGCATACAACATCATGCGGCTGGGTGGAGCGGTGACGGTGGTGCTGCTGGGCATCACCCTGTTTCTGTTCTGGCGACGGGAGCGGCGTCGCCAGCAGGAGACGCTCCAGACGGCCGGCTAAACCGAAGCGAAGGTTCGCAAAAGCGATGTCCGGGATGATTCTGCTGCAGAATACGGCCTGGCTGCCCGAAGCGGCTTCTTCGATCGCGCCGGAAGTGGACAGCCTGTTTCACTTCTGGACGCTGGTGAGCGCGATCATTTTCATCGGCGTCGTCGGCGCCATGACGTTCTTCGTGGTGCGCTATCGGCGCCGCCGGCGCGACGAAGTGCCGGAGCCGGTGCAAGAGAAGAAGGTGGTCGAACTGGCCTGGATCGTGGTCCCGACGATCCTCGTGCTGATCGTCTTTGCCTGGGGCTTCCGGGTGTACATCAAGATGTACACGGCGCCCCCGGATGCCTACGAAATCCTGGTACACGGCTATCAGTGGTACTGGGAGTTCGAATATCCGAACGGGGTCAAGACCACGAACGAGCTGCACGTGCCGGCCGGTCAGCCGGTGAAGCTCCGCATGACCAGCGCCGACGTGATTCACAGCTTCTACGTGCCGGCCTTCCGGGTCAAACAGGACGTGCTGCCCGATCGCTACTCGGCGCTCTGGTTCGAGGCCACCAAACCCGGCGAGTACACGGTCTTCTGCACAGAATACTGCGGCACGCAGCACGCGGGCATGCTGGCCAAAGTGATCGTGCATCCGCGTGAAGAGTTCGAGCAGTGGCTGGAGAGCGCCGGCATTCCCGAAGACATGCCGCTGGCCGAGCTGGGCGCCCGGCTTTATCGGGAGAAGGCCTGCTTCAGTTGCCACAGCATCGACGGATCGCGCCTGGTAGGGCCTTCGTTCAAGGGGCTGTATGGCTCGACGCGTACGTTCGAAGATGGTACCACGGCGGTTGCCGACGAAAACTATCTCCGGGAATCTATTCTGCAACCCGGAGCTAAAATTGTCCAGGGTTATCCGAACGTGATGCCGGCCAGCTACGCTTCGTTGAGCGAACGCGAAGTGGCCGCGTTGATCGAATTTATCAAGCAGCAGCAGTAACGTCGAGGAGGGTGTCATGGCTACGCAGACGGTTGCCACCGCGACGACAGGCCAGCCCGAGATCCATTATCTGAATCATGCGAAGGGCCTGAAATCCTGGCTCCTGACGCTGGACCACAAGCGGATCGGACTGCTGTATCTGATCTCGGTGGTCTTTTTCTTCATTGTCGGCGGTATTCTGGCGCTATTGATCCGGGCCGAGCTGTTCGAGCCGGGGCAGACGCTCATGACGGCCGAGACCTACAACCACATCTTCACGCTCCACGGCGCGGTCATGATCTTTCTGTTCCTGATCCCGGCCGTTCCGGCCGTGCTGGGTAACTTCGCGTTGCCCATCATGATCGGCGCCAAAGATGTGGCCTTCCCCCGGCTGAACCTGGCCAGCTGGTACATCTTCTGGCTGGGCGCGCTCACGATGCTGGTGGGCATCGTGACAAGCGGTCTGGACACGGGCTGGACGTTCTACACGCCCTACTCGACGATGACCAGCTCGGGCGTGACCTGGGTGGCTCTGGGCGTGTTTATTCTCGGCTTTTCTTCGATTCTGACCGGCCTGAACTTCATTGTAACCGTACATAAAATGCGGGCACCCGGGCTGACCTGGAGCCGGTTGCCGCTTTTCGTGTGGGGACTCTACGCGACGAGCATCGTGCAGATTCTCGCCACGCCGGTGCTGGGCATTACGGTACTGCTGCTGGCGCTGGAGCGCATCATGAAAATCGGCATCTTCGATCCGGCACTGGGCGGTGACCCGATTCTGTTCCAGCACTTCTTCTGGTTCTACTCGCATCCGGCCGTGTACATCATGATTCTGCCGGCCTTCGGGGTGATTTCGGAGCTGATCGGCACGTTCTCGCGCAAGGGCATTTTCGGCTACAAGTTCGTGGCGCTCTCCTCGGTGGCCATTGCCTTCCTGGGCTTTCTGGTGTGGGGCCACCACATGTTCGTTTCGGGTCAGTCGGCCACCGCGGCGACGGTCTTTTCGCTGCTGACCTTCCTGATCGGCGTGCCGACGGGCGTGAAGGTGCTCAACTGGGTGGCTTCGCTCTACCGCGGGTCGATCTGGCTCCGCACGCCGCTGCTCTACGCGCTGGCGTTCCTGTTTGTCTTCCCGATCGGTGGCTTCACGGGTATTGCGCTGGGGACGCTGGGGCTGGACGTGCCGCTGCACGATACCTACTTCGTGGTGGCGCACTTCCACTACGTGATGGTCAGCGGCGGGCTGCTGGCGTTCCTGGGCGGTCTGCACTACTGGTGGCCCAAGATGTTTGGCCGCCTCTACAATGAAAAGCTGGCCCAGATCGCGGCGCTGCTGATCTTCGTGGGCTTCAATGTGACCTTCTTCCCGCAGTTCATCCTGGGAACGCAGGGCATGCCGCGCCGCTACTTCGACTACGTGCCGGAGTTCACCACGCTGCACCAGCTTTCGACGGTGGGCTCCTGGATTCTGGGCCTCGGGCTGCTGCTGGTGGCCGTCTGCCTGCTGCACTCGCTCTTTAAAGGTCAGCCGGCACCGGCCAACCCGTGGGGCGCC contains these protein-coding regions:
- a CDS encoding SCO family protein; translation: MRWWGKGWWLLSLVCLLAFPAQAQRSGQQLAVFEGVGIEEQLGERIPLDLTFRDEAGQPVTLRTFFDGRRPVLLTLVYHDCPMLCNLVLDGLAKSLRQMAWTPGEQFEVLAVSFNHRETPELARRKKAHYVDMLGRPDAAAGLHFLTGDSTTIRALTDAVGFSFRWVPEKQQFAHPAVLIFLSGEGKISRYLYGLEHDPGDVRKALVEASEGKVGTVVDQVLLYCFQYDPSENSYVANAYNIMRLGGAVTVVLLGITLFLFWRRERRRQQETLQTAG
- the ctaD gene encoding cytochrome c oxidase subunit I produces the protein MATQTVATATTGQPEIHYLNHAKGLKSWLLTLDHKRIGLLYLISVVFFFIVGGILALLIRAELFEPGQTLMTAETYNHIFTLHGAVMIFLFLIPAVPAVLGNFALPIMIGAKDVAFPRLNLASWYIFWLGALTMLVGIVTSGLDTGWTFYTPYSTMTSSGVTWVALGVFILGFSSILTGLNFIVTVHKMRAPGLTWSRLPLFVWGLYATSIVQILATPVLGITVLLLALERIMKIGIFDPALGGDPILFQHFFWFYSHPAVYIMILPAFGVISELIGTFSRKGIFGYKFVALSSVAIAFLGFLVWGHHMFVSGQSATAATVFSLLTFLIGVPTGVKVLNWVASLYRGSIWLRTPLLYALAFLFVFPIGGFTGIALGTLGLDVPLHDTYFVVAHFHYVMVSGGLLAFLGGLHYWWPKMFGRLYNEKLAQIAALLIFVGFNVTFFPQFILGTQGMPRRYFDYVPEFTTLHQLSTVGSWILGLGLLLVAVCLLHSLFKGQPAPANPWGAATLEWTHTGRLPSPHNFERTPVVTRGPYDYHLAEEIFGNGHGDGSGTPAVIPAQRQAQS
- a CDS encoding c-type cytochrome, with amino-acid sequence MQNITAMPRTIWTGLLLGLLLAGCRGMISSKPPVHPNLNMDFQEKFEAQELNPFFADRRAMRPPVPGTVPRGLLKEDTPFYFGKTADGAYVERIPVAVTPELVARGRERYNIYCAVCHGQAGDGQGIIMRGNYGYTPAPSFHDDRLRNVEDGYIFDVISHGVRNMPAYGHQIPVADRWAIVAYVRALQRSQHATAADVPEEVRARLQGE
- the coxB gene encoding cytochrome c oxidase subunit II — its product is MSGMILLQNTAWLPEAASSIAPEVDSLFHFWTLVSAIIFIGVVGAMTFFVVRYRRRRRDEVPEPVQEKKVVELAWIVVPTILVLIVFAWGFRVYIKMYTAPPDAYEILVHGYQWYWEFEYPNGVKTTNELHVPAGQPVKLRMTSADVIHSFYVPAFRVKQDVLPDRYSALWFEATKPGEYTVFCTEYCGTQHAGMLAKVIVHPREEFEQWLESAGIPEDMPLAELGARLYREKACFSCHSIDGSRLVGPSFKGLYGSTRTFEDGTTAVADENYLRESILQPGAKIVQGYPNVMPASYASLSEREVAALIEFIKQQQ
- the nrfD gene encoding NrfD/PsrC family molybdoenzyme membrane anchor subunit, with amino-acid sequence MAHATKDLSALARTDEEVLVQGGLTFHDITELVAQHTEKKTPKAWWAAFSVAFLGMLTLVAMLAYQVWNGVGVWGNNIPVGWGWPIVNFVFWVGIGHAGTLISAILFLFRQRWRTSINRAAEAMTIFAVICALIFPTFHVGRVWAIYWTLPIPNQMEMWPQFKSPLLWDVFAVSSYFIVSLVFWYVGLIPDLATLRDRAALMGRRLRAKILGFFALGWCGANRHWRNYEKVYMLLAGLATPLVLSVHSVVSFDFAVSIIPGWHTTIFPPYFVAGAIFSGFAMVVTLMVIARKAYGLENVITIDHLEKMNIIMLVTGTMVGFAYITEFFIAWYSGVPYEQYAFINRATGPYAWAYWTMMSCNLIFPQFFWIKKLRRNIPFMFIASIVVNIGMWFERFVITITSLHRDYLPSSWDYFVPTWVDVLTLIGSFGLFFTLFLLFLRFVPMVAIAEVKGVLPEADPHFYETHGDGHSRPAEVQVNRGRSS
- a CDS encoding DUF3341 domain-containing protein gives rise to the protein MLKELLRSLKASMGIYEARDGSIYGLLAEFSDPAALLHAARQVRKAGYRHFDAHSPFPIHGMDEAMGLGNSKVAFITFFTGTIAGFALAWWMQWWMGAVDYPLNISGKPFFALPPSVPIIFELTILFSALAGVATMLALNGLPRPYNPLFYSKNFMRVTDDGFFLFVAASDPKFDPTATRQLLEQLGGYNIEVIEDRGEEDVTPATAPAAEAAVTTS